In the Helianthus annuus cultivar XRQ/B chromosome 11, HanXRQr2.0-SUNRISE, whole genome shotgun sequence genome, one interval contains:
- the LOC110890552 gene encoding B3 domain-containing protein Os01g0234100 produces the protein MANTAPSGMIGQIVRVVDQIKRCKITRTKEDFDRWEKSLNSFELLGMKVGFLRDKVHTLATLVFVSVVAVDIKQYLEARNEHKRAEDEIKKVAAKLKELKGEAIKFAGIAGSLKHKVEKYEHKGGG, from the exons ATGGCAAATACTGCTCCATCAG GTATGATTGGTCAAATTGTAAGAGTTGTTGATCAGATCAAAAGATGCAAGATCACGAGAACTAAAGAAGACTTTGATAGATGGGAGAAGTCCTTAAATTCTTTTGAACTTTTGGGCATGAAGGTCGGCTTTTTACGTGATAAGGTACATACACTTGCAACCCTTGTGTTTGTATCCGTAGTTGCAGTGGATATAAAGCAGTATCTTGAGGCAAGAAACGAACATAAACGTGCTGAAGATGAAATCAAGAAAGTTGCAGCAAAGCTAAAGGAGTTGAAAGGAGAGGCTATAAAGTTTGCTGGGATTGCGGGTAGTTTGAAACACAAGGTTGAGAAGTATGAACACAAAGGAGGAGGTTGA